A single window of Martelella sp. NC20 DNA harbors:
- a CDS encoding IS110 family RNA-guided transposase → MTFLHHPPCRCLGVDVAKDTIAIFDGRIATVIPNQRKQIRHFLRKCDVDLVICEPTGGYEIILMEECRGLKLPLHRADTRKLKAFIRSRGRLGKSDAIDAREMVAYGLERWATLPLWHAEDPCEARLKALVRRRADLVAMRVAEQNRAKAPSARELGGRDLAATFKALLTVLNRQIVLVDKAISALMRSASLVQRARTATAMKGIGETTAAALIAAIPELGKMDRKQAAALAGLAPHPNESGNKIGYRRMRGGRPAVRTILFMPAMQAAQGRGEFVEFYKRLIHNGKKPIVALAAVMRKIVITLNARFRDQLSQQS, encoded by the coding sequence ATGACCTTTTTGCATCATCCCCCGTGCCGTTGCCTTGGCGTCGATGTCGCCAAGGACACCATCGCCATTTTTGACGGCCGCATCGCGACGGTCATTCCCAACCAGCGAAAACAGATCCGGCACTTCCTGCGAAAGTGCGATGTCGACCTGGTCATTTGCGAGCCCACCGGCGGCTACGAGATCATCTTGATGGAAGAATGCCGGGGCCTGAAACTTCCGCTCCATCGCGCCGACACACGCAAGCTCAAGGCTTTCATCCGGTCACGCGGCCGCTTGGGCAAGAGCGATGCGATCGATGCGCGGGAAATGGTCGCCTATGGGCTGGAGCGATGGGCAACCCTGCCTTTATGGCATGCGGAGGACCCCTGTGAGGCAAGGCTCAAGGCTCTCGTGCGCCGCCGCGCCGATCTGGTGGCCATGAGGGTGGCCGAGCAGAATCGCGCCAAGGCCCCAAGCGCGCGCGAACTGGGCGGGCGCGACCTGGCCGCCACCTTCAAGGCCCTGCTCACTGTCCTCAACCGGCAGATCGTGCTTGTCGACAAAGCCATCAGTGCGCTGATGCGCTCCGCATCCCTTGTGCAGAGGGCCAGGACCGCAACCGCCATGAAGGGTATCGGCGAAACGACGGCCGCAGCCCTCATTGCCGCCATACCGGAACTGGGGAAGATGGACCGAAAGCAAGCAGCGGCTCTGGCGGGCCTGGCGCCTCATCCAAACGAAAGCGGCAACAAGATCGGCTACCGCAGGATGCGCGGTGGACGGCCAGCCGTGCGAACGATCCTGTTCATGCCCGCCATGCAGGCCGCACAAGGAAGGGGCGAATTCGTCGAATTCTACAAACGCCTCATCCACAACGGTAAAAAGCCAATCGTCGCCCTCGCCGCGGTCATGCGAAAGATAGTCATCACATTGAATGCAAGGTTCAGAGACCAGCTAAGCCAACAGAGTTGA